The following are encoded together in the Methylorubrum sp. B1-46 genome:
- a CDS encoding LysR substrate-binding domain-containing protein has translation MRFDLTDLRLFLHVVEAESITRGAERAGLALASASERIRGMEADGGVPLLERHARGVRPTPAGLAVAHHARLVLGQLEQMRGELGQYAHGLRGHVRLLSITAAVAAFLPDALSGFLAAYPSVDIDLEERTSRETVDALAGGLADIGIVADTTDLGALETVPLHLDRIVLVVPVDHALAQRSGVAFREVLDEPLVGLSHGRALQAHLATHAARAGRPFKLRVRLNGLDAVCRMVERGVGVAIVPEAAARRAAETLAIRAIPIDEPWALRRLSLCARSFAALPPHARQLAEHLVAHLGAIESPGFERTSPFAGPEQSPG, from the coding sequence ATGCGCTTCGACCTCACCGATCTGCGGCTGTTCCTCCACGTCGTCGAGGCGGAGAGCATCACTCGCGGCGCCGAGCGGGCCGGTCTCGCGCTCGCCTCGGCAAGCGAGCGCATCCGCGGCATGGAGGCGGATGGCGGCGTGCCCCTGCTGGAGCGCCATGCCCGCGGGGTGCGGCCGACGCCGGCCGGGCTTGCCGTGGCGCATCACGCCCGGCTCGTGCTCGGCCAGCTCGAACAGATGCGCGGCGAACTCGGCCAGTACGCCCACGGCCTGCGCGGCCATGTCCGGCTATTGTCGATCACCGCGGCGGTCGCCGCCTTCCTGCCCGACGCGCTGTCGGGCTTCCTCGCCGCGTATCCGAGCGTCGATATCGATCTGGAGGAGCGCACCAGCCGCGAGACCGTCGATGCCCTGGCCGGGGGGCTTGCCGATATCGGCATCGTCGCCGACACGACCGATCTCGGGGCGCTCGAAACCGTGCCGCTCCACCTCGACCGGATCGTCCTCGTCGTGCCGGTGGATCATGCCCTGGCGCAGCGCAGCGGCGTCGCGTTCCGGGAGGTGCTGGACGAGCCCCTGGTCGGCCTCAGCCATGGGCGCGCGCTGCAGGCGCATCTGGCGACCCACGCCGCCCGCGCCGGCCGGCCGTTCAAGCTTCGGGTGCGGCTGAACGGGCTCGACGCGGTGTGCCGCATGGTCGAGCGGGGCGTCGGCGTGGCGATCGTGCCCGAGGCGGCGGCGCGGCGCGCCGCCGAGACGCTGGCGATCCGCGCGATCCCGATCGACGAGCCCTGGGCTTTGCGCCGCCTCAGCCTCTGCGCCCGCAGCTTCGCGGCGCTGCCGCCACATGCCCGCCAGCTCGCCGAGCACCTGGTCGCCCATCTCGGCGCGATCGAGAGTCCGGGGTTCGAAAGGACAAGTCCTTTCGCGGGTCCGGAGCAGAGCCCTGGATGA
- a CDS encoding sulfite exporter TauE/SafE family protein, whose product MSFSMDPLPLAVAASAFLLAGFVKGMVGLGLPPVAMGLLSLVMAPVQAAALLVVPAFVTNVWQLAAGPRFGTLVRRLWPMLAASVVGTLVAAGILHGNYGAEATVFLGLALIAYAVVGLAALRLHVPPAAERWLGPLVGAATGLVTAATAVSSFPSAPYLGALGLTKDDLIQALGLSFTVSTVALAVALAGGGALSLGVAGTSLIALVPALIGMALGGWVRGRVSERVFRRCFFVGLLGLGLHLVLRPLF is encoded by the coding sequence ATGTCCTTCTCCATGGACCCCCTCCCCCTCGCGGTGGCGGCCTCGGCCTTCCTGCTCGCGGGCTTCGTCAAGGGCATGGTCGGGCTCGGCCTGCCGCCCGTCGCGATGGGCCTGCTCAGCCTCGTCATGGCACCGGTGCAGGCGGCGGCGCTTCTCGTCGTGCCGGCCTTCGTCACCAATGTCTGGCAGCTCGCGGCGGGTCCGCGCTTCGGCACGCTGGTGCGCCGGCTCTGGCCGATGCTGGCGGCGAGCGTGGTCGGCACCCTGGTCGCGGCGGGGATCCTGCACGGGAATTACGGTGCCGAGGCCACGGTCTTCCTCGGCCTTGCCCTGATCGCCTACGCCGTGGTCGGGCTCGCCGCGCTCCGGCTTCACGTTCCGCCCGCCGCGGAGCGCTGGCTCGGACCGCTCGTCGGCGCCGCGACGGGACTGGTGACGGCGGCGACCGCGGTCTCCTCGTTCCCCTCCGCGCCCTATCTCGGAGCGCTCGGCCTGACCAAGGACGACCTGATCCAGGCGCTGGGGCTGTCCTTCACCGTCTCCACCGTGGCGCTGGCCGTGGCGTTGGCCGGCGGCGGTGCCCTCTCGCTCGGCGTCGCCGGCACCTCCCTCATCGCCCTCGTGCCGGCCCTCATCGGCATGGCGCTGGGCGGTTGGGTGCGGGGCCGGGTGAGCGAGCGGGTCTTTCGCCGCTGCTTCTTCGTCGGCCTCCTGGGCCTCGGGCTGCACCTCGTCCTGCGGCCGCTGTTCTGA
- a CDS encoding AprI/Inh family metalloprotease inhibitor → MKGPTMTRMAVAGALAAALTVLAAGAAPAQESPPAPEPPPAATPAENGGTPPGLATLPTTLAGAAGSWDLSLDGGRRRCVLTLALEAGPSGRVARFPAGCRRALPLMAGIGGWLFTDEGLRLVDRNLRPVLAFARSPDGMSLGATAENGERYNLVPLQIAAMQPPAAPGTATVAPAAQGEATEKPAELPGPGPALGLYALDRAEQKDVCRLEFSAPVEAGKDTAPVRVLPDCRDSGITVFDPVSWRFANGHLTLKARRGHAVNLVAIGEGRWRRDPEIGASLVLRKVEP, encoded by the coding sequence ATGAAGGGCCCGACGATGACGCGCATGGCTGTCGCGGGGGCGCTGGCCGCGGCCCTGACCGTGCTGGCGGCGGGCGCAGCCCCGGCACAGGAGAGCCCGCCGGCCCCGGAACCGCCTCCTGCGGCGACGCCGGCGGAGAATGGCGGAACGCCGCCCGGCCTCGCGACGCTGCCGACCACCCTGGCGGGTGCGGCGGGCAGCTGGGACCTCTCCCTCGACGGCGGGCGGCGGCGCTGCGTGCTGACGCTCGCCCTCGAGGCGGGCCCGAGCGGACGCGTGGCGCGGTTTCCTGCCGGCTGCCGCCGAGCCCTGCCGCTGATGGCCGGTATCGGCGGCTGGCTGTTCACCGACGAAGGCTTGCGCCTCGTGGATCGGAACTTGCGGCCGGTGCTGGCCTTCGCCCGAAGCCCCGACGGGATGAGCCTCGGCGCCACCGCCGAGAACGGCGAGCGCTACAACCTCGTGCCACTTCAAATCGCGGCGATGCAGCCGCCCGCCGCCCCCGGCACGGCCACCGTCGCGCCCGCGGCGCAGGGCGAGGCGACGGAGAAGCCGGCCGAGCTGCCAGGGCCAGGACCGGCGCTTGGCCTCTACGCCCTCGATCGCGCCGAGCAGAAGGATGTCTGCCGTCTGGAATTTTCGGCACCCGTCGAGGCCGGGAAGGACACGGCCCCCGTGCGGGTTCTGCCGGATTGCCGCGACAGCGGGATCACCGTGTTCGATCCGGTGAGCTGGCGCTTTGCCAACGGCCACCTGACGCTGAAGGCGCGGCGCGGCCACGCGGTGAACCTCGTGGCGATCGGGGAGGGACGCTGGCGCCGCGACCCCGAGATCGGCGCGTCGCTCGTGCTCAGGAAGGTCGAGCCGTAG
- a CDS encoding 2-hydroxyacid dehydrogenase, with amino-acid sequence MPPAETPDILLIRQTRPDVAERLAERFRLHRIEETPDRAAFLDTVGPRIRALAVGAMCPIDAALFDRLPRLEIVASFGVGYDTIDVGEAHRRGIVVTHTPDVLSDEVADLALGLLLATLRRIPQADRYLRAGRWREGSFPLTTSLRERRVGILGLGRIGRAIARRLEGFGVTIAYHGRTPQDGVPYAYHDSLLGLARAVDTLIVAAPGGPGTNGIVDAGVLAALGADGIVVNIARGSVIDEAALIAALQSGTILGAGLDVFENEPHAPQALIDLDQTVLLPHVGSGSHHTRAAMGRLLTDNLFSWFDGKGPVTPVPETPWKGQR; translated from the coding sequence GTGCCGCCAGCCGAGACCCCCGACATCCTGCTGATCCGGCAGACCCGCCCCGACGTCGCCGAGCGGCTCGCCGAGCGCTTCCGCCTGCATCGAATCGAGGAGACCCCCGACCGCGCGGCGTTCCTCGACACCGTGGGCCCCCGCATCCGGGCGCTCGCGGTCGGCGCCATGTGCCCGATCGATGCCGCGCTGTTCGACCGGCTGCCGCGGCTCGAGATCGTGGCGAGCTTCGGCGTCGGCTACGACACCATCGACGTGGGCGAGGCGCATCGCCGCGGCATCGTCGTCACCCACACGCCGGACGTGCTCTCGGACGAGGTGGCCGACCTCGCGCTCGGCCTGCTGCTCGCCACCCTCCGCCGGATCCCGCAGGCGGACCGCTACCTGCGCGCCGGTCGCTGGCGGGAGGGCAGCTTCCCGCTTACCACCAGCCTCAGGGAGCGCCGGGTCGGAATCCTCGGGCTCGGGCGGATCGGCCGGGCGATCGCCCGCCGCCTCGAAGGGTTCGGGGTCACCATCGCCTATCACGGCCGGACGCCTCAGGACGGCGTGCCTTATGCCTATCACGACAGCCTGCTTGGTCTGGCGCGGGCGGTCGACACCCTGATCGTGGCCGCCCCCGGTGGCCCGGGCACCAACGGGATCGTCGATGCCGGGGTGCTTGCGGCGCTCGGGGCGGACGGCATCGTCGTCAACATCGCCCGCGGCAGCGTCATCGACGAGGCGGCGCTGATCGCGGCGCTCCAATCCGGGACGATCCTCGGCGCGGGGCTCGACGTGTTCGAGAACGAGCCGCACGCGCCGCAGGCCCTGATCGATCTCGATCAGACGGTGCTGCTGCCGCATGTCGGCTCGGGCTCGCACCACACCCGCGCGGCGATGGGCCGGCTGCTCACCGACAACCTGTTCTCCTGGTTCGACGGCAAGGGGCCGGTGACGCCGGTGCCGGAAACGCCCTGGAAGGGCCAGCGATGA
- the leuC gene encoding 3-isopropylmalate dehydratase large subunit, which produces MTAPRTLYDKIWDDHVVDVEPDGSALLYIDRHLVHEVTSPQAFEGLRVAGRKVRAPHKTLAVVDHNVQTSDRSKGIEDPESRTQLEALAENVRDFGIEFYDALDRRQGIVHIIGPEQGFTLPGQTIVCGDSHTSTHGAFGALAHGIGTSEVEHVLATQTLIQRKAKNMRVTVDGTLPPGVSAKDIVLAIIGEIGTAGGTGHVIEYAGEAIRALSMEGRMTICNMSIEGGARAGMVAPDETTYAYVKDRPKAPKGAAFDAARRYWESLVSDEGAHFDREIRLDAANLPPLVSWGTSPEDIVSILGTVPDPAQIADENKRQSKEKALAYMGLTPGTRMTDVTLDRVFIGSCTNGRIEDLRIVAKMVEGRKVHDGVSAMVVPGSGLVKAQAEAEGIDRILKDAGFDWREPGCSMCLGMNPDKLRPGERCASTSNRNFEGRQGPRGRTHLVSPAMAAAAAVAGRFVDIREWRN; this is translated from the coding sequence ATGACCGCGCCGCGCACCCTCTACGACAAGATCTGGGACGACCACGTCGTCGATGTCGAGCCGGATGGCTCCGCCCTCCTCTACATCGACCGCCACCTCGTGCACGAGGTGACGAGCCCCCAGGCGTTCGAGGGGCTTCGCGTGGCCGGCCGAAAGGTACGCGCGCCGCACAAGACGCTGGCGGTGGTCGATCACAACGTCCAGACCTCGGACCGCTCCAAGGGCATCGAGGATCCCGAGAGCCGCACCCAGCTCGAGGCGCTCGCCGAGAACGTGCGCGACTTCGGCATCGAGTTCTACGACGCCCTCGACCGGCGCCAGGGCATCGTCCACATCATCGGGCCGGAGCAGGGCTTCACCCTGCCGGGCCAGACGATCGTCTGCGGCGATTCCCACACCTCCACCCACGGCGCCTTCGGCGCACTGGCCCACGGCATCGGCACCTCGGAAGTCGAGCACGTGCTCGCCACGCAGACGCTGATCCAGCGCAAGGCCAAGAACATGCGCGTCACCGTCGACGGCACTCTGCCGCCAGGCGTGAGCGCGAAGGACATCGTGCTCGCCATCATCGGCGAGATCGGCACCGCCGGCGGCACCGGCCACGTCATCGAGTATGCCGGCGAGGCGATCCGCGCCCTCTCGATGGAGGGCCGGATGACGATCTGCAACATGTCGATCGAGGGCGGCGCGCGCGCTGGCATGGTCGCCCCCGACGAGACCACCTACGCCTACGTCAAGGACCGCCCGAAGGCGCCCAAGGGCGCGGCGTTCGACGCCGCCCGCCGCTACTGGGAGAGCCTCGTCAGCGACGAGGGCGCGCATTTCGACCGCGAGATCCGTCTCGACGCGGCGAACCTCCCCCCGCTGGTCTCCTGGGGCACGTCGCCGGAGGATATCGTCTCAATTCTCGGCACGGTGCCTGACCCGGCGCAGATCGCCGACGAGAACAAGCGGCAGTCCAAGGAGAAGGCGCTCGCCTATATGGGCCTGACGCCGGGCACGCGGATGACCGACGTCACGCTCGACCGGGTGTTCATCGGCTCCTGCACCAACGGCCGGATCGAGGATCTGCGGATCGTCGCCAAGATGGTCGAGGGCCGCAAGGTCCATGACGGCGTCTCGGCGATGGTGGTGCCCGGCTCCGGCCTGGTGAAGGCGCAGGCCGAGGCCGAGGGGATCGACCGCATCCTGAAGGATGCGGGCTTCGACTGGCGCGAGCCCGGCTGCTCGATGTGCCTGGGCATGAACCCGGACAAGCTCAGGCCCGGTGAGCGCTGCGCCTCGACCTCGAACCGCAACTTCGAGGGCCGCCAGGGCCCGCGCGGCCGCACCCATCTCGTCTCCCCGGCGATGGCGGCGGCGGCGGCGGTGGCCGGCCGCTTCGTCGATATCCGCGAGTGGCGCAACTGA